CCTTCGAAAGCTACTTGTTCTGCAGTTTTACCAACCAACTCGTCCAGAGGCATTAATGCTAACATCTCAGAGCTCAGTTCTTCAAGTCCAATGGCTGCCATTCGTTGGAACATCTCGAACCCACTCATCAATTTCTGTGATTGAAGAATCAAAGGTTTTGAGAGCTGTATTGCGAGCTTCGGGGTTTCTTTTCTTGAGAACTCAATGTTGAAAGGATTTGTGGCAGCTAAATAGCCTCTATCCTTTGTTTGAACTACACAGCCTAGTCCCTTGCCAAGATCTGGTAGAAGAACTTTGGAATCTGTTTCTGTGGTTTCTGTGATAATTTCAGATACTTCAGGTTTCAACAGCTGATTACCCTTCTGTTCATCGTGCTCCTCTTCCTCGAGCATTTGAAGAAATTCCATGGTtacagtttcttcatcttcatctagcTTTTGTGATTCACTTTCTTCTTCTGTATTGACAGAATTTTCATCCTCCATCATAGATTCAAGTGTTTTGATCTGTTGAGCAATCAAGTCAAGGTCCTTCGATCTTGTCCAGTGGAGTTGCTCATTCATTACTACTTTAACAACCTCACTTGTAACCGACCTATCGTCTTCAGACACTTCTTCGTTGGCATGGCCTTTTTCTCGAATCTCAACTCCTTTGTCTACGACGTCGAATTCCGGAAGATCACGGCCTTCTACATTCATCTCAGGCTCTTCAGATTTCTGAGAAAATGGTGAGCTTGGAGGAAAGACAGCTGGTGCAGCAAAACTGAAGTCGTCAATGGCATCAAAATCCACTCCTCTGCCCACACTTGAAGGACTCATCGACACGGCCATTCTACTTGACATCCTTCTACTCGGAATGCTGAAAGAAGATTTTGATTGCTTGCGACCAAAATAACTCAAAGAACTACTACCTGAGTTGGATCCTTCATCAGTGTGCCCATAAATTCCCAACTCTCCATCTTTCTCCATGATTTGAAATCCAAGTTTCAGAACAAGTTTTCCTCCTTTTGCTTTTCCTGATAAATCATAACTTGCATCCCACTGCCGAACACGCGTCTCCTCAAGGCTTTTCTCCAAGGATTTTTGAATCAGAAGACTCAAATCCACTGAACCCCTTCCAAAATCAATCTCTCGAGCATCAACAGCTGACATATAAATCAAGAAAGGGCGAGGCTCAAATTTCGGCTGCTTTCCACTCCCAGTACTACAATAGACATGACACTTGACAAACAAAGTCTCTTCGAACTCAGCTACTCCTTGCGAAACTCTGGATGGCATCGTCTTCACTGCCCCATCTCTAGTCTCTTTCTTCCTCACGCAAATACAAAGACGAAGCCCATTCATCGACGTTGGAAGACCTTCAACACTGACAACTTCAATAGAGAACAAACAGCTCAATCTCCGCATTCGGATATGTGAAAGTGCTCGAATTGGCTTCCATTTCCAAATTCCCTTCTTTTCAGCCGAACCCACGACCTTTTCATCCAGCATCTTGATCTCTTGGTGATCTGAAACTTGCAGTTCGTTTTTCTCATCATTTTGATCATGATCAAGCTTCGGCTTAGATCGCCATGGGGACGTAAAAATCCGCATGGACTGAGATATCTCCCTATTTTCCTCATTTTTTGATGTGAGTATGTTAGCGGCTGGCGAATTTGTGGGAATTGAAGTTCGAGGAAGAGCAAAGGAGGCAGTTCTTCTTCTTGTGGTAGTAGTAGTAGTTGTATGGGACTGGTAGAGTGACTGACTTAGAAACTCAAGTTCTTCCAAGATATTGGTGTTGGAATTCCTAGTCTCTGGTGAAATTTGTGGCTCCATTGTATATCTGATTATGTTTCAGTTGTTTCAGAGACAGAAGAACAAGAAGTTTGAAAGTGTTATTGGAACTTCGAAAGGTGGAGCAACTTCCAAGGCATAATTGATTGTGTGGGGTTTGTTAGTTGAGTTTGTGAAAGCAAAGAAGGGGAACTGCAAGGATGGAAATGGTTTTAGATCGCAAATTTGAGACCGATAGATCATTTCAATCGCGCCCGTAAGGTATGGGATTCACTGACATCTTCACCTCTCCGTACTTAATTTTCTTCTACTGCCTCTCTAGCTCCCTTTGTGATTGGTCAAAATACGCAGCTTCCGTAATACAAAAGACTGTTAGGATGCTTGGACGGGATTAATGAAACGTTGTGGTGACCCCTTCCTCTCTAAATTGTGTAGTCTGTAAAGAAACAGACATGAGAGAGAGATTTAAATGGCCGAGCCATGCTCATTTATGGTTTAACTATAGGTGTATCATGGGAGTCATTAAGTCGATTATCTTGTGTATGGAGTGTTTTAGTTGAGATCAGCTGACAAGTTATCCCAAAAAAGCTGTTGCATTATTAGGAATGTTGTACCACATTTTGTGCCACCGCATTCAAGGAAGGGTGCACAGTAGTTCTCATCTAAGGTATCCTGGATTGTAACTGAAGAAACCAATTGACAACAGTAAATCTAAAACCACGAACATGTGATGTTCATAAATCCTCCTAGAGTCCTACTAGTagtaggtaggaaaagttttagagcTTCAAATTGTGTCCACATTTTTGGCTCCCTATTTCTGCCTTTTGAATGGATCAACAATTGCATTTAGTAAAATCTCTCAGATTAACATGGGTATCCATAGAAAACTCTTGGACCacagttctttttcttttcttggttCGATCTTTAAAAATCAAACCTCTCGAGACAAAATTTATCAAGTTAGAGCTTTTTAACAAGTCAGAAAGATCACTACTAGGTAAAAAGAAACAATAATTAGCACGATCCTTGAAAagaacaaagagaaaaaaaaaaactagaaaagaTGGCGAGCACCAATGAGCAGATGCCACGAAAGCTAGAAAGTGAAGAACAGACGGAAGCAGCAGATGCAGAAAGGGAAGGTTGCCGGGGGGGGTTGTTGCCACTAGAGAGCAGCCCTTATGTCAAGTACTCGGATTTGGAGGATTACAAGCGCCAAGGTTATGGCACTGAAGGACATCTTCAGCCCAAGCCTGGCCAGACCGGGTGCCCCACAGATGCTCCTACACCTTCTGGAAATGCTCTCTCCTCCTTGGGAAATATCTGACCCCTCAGCCTTCAAGACAAGGATAAGGACGAAATTTCTATAAATCTTGTATCACACTCTATGTGTAGCGTCAATTTTGTTGTGTCAAATTCTGTACattttcatgcaaataaaataaaaaccaaatctTATGTGTAAACAGTGTGATCCAAATCTTCCATCAAACATGGAAAATTACTGGTGAAAAAAAGCTCACCGCAGCTCATGGATTGACAAACACTTCCACTAGGAGGCAAGAAAATGGAATCGTAAGTTTGTAACAGCTTAAAACGAAACACTGGTGATACATGAGCACATTAAACCATAACTACCACCTTAAACACTTGATTATTGTCAAACATAACAGTCAGTAAAGGATATTTTTCATCTCATCAACAATAGAACCAGGCTGAGATTCCCTTGGGTTGGATGCACACTCAGGCCTGTTCCCATGTACCATGTCAAAAAGTTATGTTTGTCATATCTGGTGGAATGGCAACACACTATGAGAATACAGTTGAGTGATAGTGTACCTAGCGAATGATATTGTCAATAGCACCGGCGATGAAGATTATACCGCTGGATATAAAGTTAACATCGCTCGACGGAATGTCTAGCGGCAACCGCTAGTTCTTTGTCGCGTATAAATAGATAATTTTTAAACATAAAATTTATACCAaaacttttacttttttttttcctctctttctcAATCTCTAAAATTTTCTCAAATGGTAAAATCTCAAACCCAACTTGGTTCAGCAGTGCAACTTGGTTTTTCTTGAGTAGTACTTGAAGGTATTGTTCATAAGATACGTGATAGTTATCAAGAAATAGGTAAaaagcaaagaagtcttcaagttttgaATATTAACCAACTCAAACGTGTaactaagaaaaggcaaagaagagttcAAGCCttcaaggcaaggaaaatcaaggcaaagcaaatttgaaggcaaagaagataaacaaaggaaactaGTTCATgggcgcattgattggaagttatgtgaaatgaagaagataaacaggATGAAGAACATTATcccagatttttatttttaaagtctatatTTTAGATTATCattgtctagttttatgtcttgtagAATGAATATTAATGATTAATTcgaaatttatatcaaaaaaaCACACTTGCTTATGATGAAAATTTGACTCGAATTGTTAAAAATTAAGCTTATTCTAATTCTTAATTCAGTcatatattttaattttaattaataaaGTTAAAAAAATGTTAAAACATCTATTTAGCATTAAGTTGACagttaagaaattaaaacataaatattgaattatatttgttcaacactCTTAAAATCTCAAAACAACTTTCATATTGGAAGTCTTTTCCGTTGATGTCGCCCCATTCCGCCCGGCTCCTTTGCTCAATGTCCATCATGGTTTCACCGCCCCTCATGTTTCGACCCGCTTGGATTACTAAAGCAACATACTTAATAGTTTCCTTATTGATCACATTGAAGAGGTGACAACGCAATTGTATTATTGTAGAGCTTTAttgtttcttcttgaaatttcACAAGTATGTTTATCCAAAATGTCATGGCTTGGAGTGCAACGCCAACGATAGGGAGTTGACtaaaaagaaaacataattcttgcaaatacattcatcttagTAAATTTTGGACTCCATCTTCTTA
This is a stretch of genomic DNA from Papaver somniferum cultivar HN1 chromosome 1, ASM357369v1, whole genome shotgun sequence. It encodes these proteins:
- the LOC113299046 gene encoding protein PLASTID MOVEMENT IMPAIRED 1-like — translated: MEPQISPETRNSNTNILEELEFLSQSLYQSHTTTTTTTRRRTASFALPRTSIPTNSPAANILTSKNEENREISQSMRIFTSPWRSKPKLDHDQNDEKNELQVSDHQEIKMLDEKVVGSAEKKGIWKWKPIRALSHIRMRRLSCLFSIEVVSVEGLPTSMNGLRLCICVRKKETRDGAVKTMPSRVSQGVAEFEETLFVKCHVYCSTGSGKQPKFEPRPFLIYMSAVDAREIDFGRGSVDLSLLIQKSLEKSLEETRVRQWDASYDLSGKAKGGKLVLKLGFQIMEKDGELGIYGHTDEGSNSGSSSLSYFGRKQSKSSFSIPSRRMSSRMAVSMSPSSVGRGVDFDAIDDFSFAAPAVFPPSSPFSQKSEEPEMNVEGRDLPEFDVVDKGVEIREKGHANEEVSEDDRSVTSEVVKVVMNEQLHWTRSKDLDLIAQQIKTLESMMEDENSVNTEEESESQKLDEDEETVTMEFLQMLEEEEHDEQKGNQLLKPEVSEIITETTETDSKVLLPDLGKGLGCVVQTKDRGYLAATNPFNIEFSRKETPKLAIQLSKPLILQSQKLMSGFEMFQRMAAIGLEELSSEMLALMPLDELVGKTAEQVAFEGIASTIIQGRNAEVTTSKAASSITALKTMAAEMNAGRKERISTGIWNVDGEPVAIDEILAFSMQKIESMAIEALKIQAEMAEEDAPFDVSPLFTLGNKKDLHRPFASSVPLEIWLKNRSLTTAEGEQELPATVTLSLALQLRDPLRRYEAVGGPMIVLIQATRTEATPGKDVGDTVEMRYKVVSLHVGGLKIRMGEKRHIWDAGKQRLTAMLWLMEHGLGKPVKKGKPVTSKGMDSLWSISSRLMADMWLKQMRNPDVKFLKQQLAMIRS